One window from the genome of Cyclobacterium amurskyense encodes:
- a CDS encoding RagB/SusD family nutrient uptake outer membrane protein gives MKNTLYKISILIVLSLGVMTGCSDEFTNLEPLGSTSYENFFQNEQDAITAANSLYFYMKDEDMFSRGFFWYINASDDMVTGRINSTADNIKNFNMTGDEGYAYWMYPQSYKIIRRANDIILNVPDMDLATDLKNRILGEAYFMRAFHYFWLAHTYGDDVSGGIPIITEENMFDEPGSYSRPASVEENYAQIVEDLKKAADLLPLFTTYSPEDMGRAHKDAALAYIAKTNLYWAEYDASRYAEVVTYVDAVTNSGSNRGIYTTNTPSEDFRMLHSHLNNWGPEYIWTVVSGVNGGSKLPGVSLENKGWGKYNGWGYYMPTNELYEEFEEGDFRREVTILKFGDDFKFFGEERKYQSENSLSGLQFNKYLYEYQFENPIGTYINSNGNDPTTILNVPLLRYSELLLMKAEALIMQGQNGDAPLNMVRARAGLDPKTDATMEDLKHERRVELAGEFANRHFDLVRWGDAEAAYSQPLHGRLHSDRANPDSPYTIGEIWPARNFDASTMGVWPIPTRVVSSSGIEQNKGW, from the coding sequence ATGAAAAACACATTATATAAGATATCAATATTGATCGTCCTTAGTTTAGGGGTGATGACAGGCTGCTCAGATGAGTTTACTAATCTTGAGCCACTCGGAAGTACTTCTTACGAAAACTTCTTCCAGAACGAACAGGATGCAATAACCGCGGCCAATAGCCTTTACTTTTACATGAAAGATGAAGACATGTTTTCCAGAGGGTTTTTCTGGTATATCAATGCTTCAGACGATATGGTGACAGGAAGGATTAATTCTACTGCCGACAATATCAAAAACTTCAACATGACTGGTGATGAAGGCTACGCTTATTGGATGTATCCGCAGAGTTACAAAATTATCCGTCGAGCCAATGACATTATTCTAAATGTTCCGGACATGGATCTGGCAACCGACCTGAAAAACCGAATTCTTGGAGAAGCTTATTTTATGCGTGCTTTCCATTATTTCTGGTTGGCCCATACTTATGGGGATGATGTAAGTGGAGGTATTCCAATAATTACAGAAGAGAACATGTTTGATGAGCCAGGAAGTTATTCTCGACCTGCTAGCGTAGAAGAAAACTATGCGCAGATCGTAGAAGACCTCAAGAAGGCCGCAGACTTATTGCCTTTGTTTACAACCTATAGTCCCGAAGATATGGGACGCGCACACAAGGATGCTGCACTAGCCTATATTGCGAAGACAAATTTATACTGGGCAGAATATGATGCTTCAAGGTATGCTGAAGTAGTAACCTATGTGGATGCAGTTACCAATTCTGGCTCCAATAGGGGTATTTATACCACCAATACTCCATCCGAAGATTTCAGAATGTTACATAGTCACCTAAACAACTGGGGGCCGGAATATATCTGGACTGTAGTGTCTGGTGTGAATGGTGGAAGTAAGCTGCCAGGTGTTTCTCTTGAAAATAAAGGCTGGGGAAAATACAATGGATGGGGCTATTACATGCCTACTAATGAATTGTATGAAGAATTTGAAGAGGGTGACTTCAGAAGAGAGGTTACAATCTTAAAATTTGGTGATGATTTCAAATTTTTCGGAGAGGAAAGAAAATACCAATCGGAAAACTCTCTTTCAGGATTGCAATTCAACAAATACCTGTATGAATACCAGTTTGAAAATCCCATAGGTACTTATATCAATTCCAATGGGAATGATCCAACAACCATTCTGAATGTTCCTTTGTTAAGGTACAGTGAACTTTTGCTTATGAAAGCTGAAGCTTTGATCATGCAAGGTCAAAATGGTGATGCACCATTAAATATGGTAAGGGCGAGAGCCGGACTTGATCCAAAAACTGATGCCACCATGGAAGACCTTAAACATGAGCGAAGAGTAGAATTGGCAGGTGAATTTGCCAATAGACACTTTGACTTGGTGAGATGGGGAGATGCTGAGGCAGCCTATAGCCAACCTCTTCACGGTCGCCTTCATAGCGATAGAGCTAATCCAGATTCTCCTTATACCATAGGTGAAATCTGGCCTGCCAGAAATTTTGATGCGAGCACCATGGGCGTTTGGCCAATACCAACTCGTGTGGTAAGCTCATCTGGTATCGAACAAAACAAAGGATGGTAA